AGATCCGTCTatatttattttggattttttttatcaataacagTAAATACATACAATATTGATTAATAATGGccgaaataaatattttactagTGATATAGGTTGCAATAATAATTACTATTGTATGAGCTAGGTTTTTGTTCATTATATTGTTATCTTGTCTTAAATCAGGAAATggcattattttgttttattgtgaAAATCTTCAATTACTATATTATTTACTTCAAATAGTGTGCCATTCCTCAGGTTCATCATACATGAATCTTACAAAGAAGACAGTCGTCATTGTCAACACATGTATGTATTTTTTCCATGAAGAAATTCTTATATCTTTAATTATACATTGTccatttatatatgaaatatgtTTTGAAGTGAGCAATTTCaatttgatgtttaattttttgtttgttaagtCTCTTTGTGTCCTTCATTTGGAATGATTCCTTCTTGCATCTCGATGCTTCCTCagctatttattttctttgatgaaataatcttttaaaaagtAGAAAATAAAACTTATGATTTTAACCGGTATCGGTTAAGAAATATTAAGACAAGTAAGTTAGAAAAACACGATTCATTACCTAACAAATTAGTAGGTATGTGAAAAGTGATGACAAGTTTTcgtgttaaaatattttatctcaatTTACATTGCGGGTGaaaattagattattaaaaaaaagttaaaaaatacaaaaagagAGTTAACTTAGTGTGgctaaaaaatatacaaaatcttAATATCAAATTATGACAAAAGTGTAGATTGCATAgttgagtaaaataaatgaccaataagaaaaatatattaaaagtggAAGACACCAATCTTAAAATTGACATTGATGcatgttaaaagaaaattcaacttcaatttgagtggttataaatttttttgattgATTTGAAGTTCTTAGTATTTTTTCTTGTCTTGACATTTGATTTGAGTGATATGAAGGACgcaattatctatatattattatttgatatttacttgtagagcttgtttgattttgaattgttattttatatcattaaatcattcaatatatcaattaaaatgCAATAAtacatttactttatttaaaaaaaatttaaatacaacaGTATATTATACTAATTCAAGCAATTAAAAAATCACAAGCCTATTTTCTCCTGCATCAAACAAAGTCTTATATATAGTGAGTTATGGTTCAACACTTCTTTTTTACTCAACCccatttgtttattatttaccTTTGAATTTTTCTAAGAAGTcagatatttgaaaatttgcTAATGGTGAATTATTGTaagaacacaaaataaaataaaaattttaatgagTTTGTGAATTGCAACTGGAACCATTTAAAGTAAAACAATGGTAACAATAACAAACATACATTAAAATTCACTTAAATTGGTAAATACAAAAACACTTAGAATAGAGTATAAATCATCATCAAACTAATGACAATGATTCAAATAACAGAAAGGGAAGACATATTGGTAATTGGTTGGGACGAGTTTTATCGAAAACATAATAATCCTCGATTGTAGCTAGtgcatataaatttatttgtaaccgTCGGGCTTGGCTGCAATGAAGGAGATGCACTGGACTTGACGCTTGTTGTCGAATCCAATGATACGGACGAATGCGGATGGGTAAGCCTTCTTGGCCTCGGCCAACTCCTTCAAAACTTGACTCGAGTCAGTGCACCCGAACATGGGTAGCTTCCACATTGTCCAATATCTTCCATCATAGTACCCTGGAGAGCTGTTGTATTCTCTGTGGACGAACCCATTCAGCTCCtaacaaacataaacattcTCGTCAGACCACTAGCGACTAACTACCAAACTTTGTTTATATGatcaattattcaatttattagtCAAAACATTTCAACCTTACATAGAGTTTAATGGGTTGTACTAGtttcattaattcattttaccaataaaatttcaaattaacacCTATCAAGattaaaaaatccaaatttatcaattatgaaCCACCTCTTAGATtcattatatttctttttttttacttttttattatactaaACTGTGTTTACCATAGTTTTACAATTTTGTCAAAAGAAATATAGGGTGAAATATTATAACCTCCAATTGGAATTCAAGGCAAGGAACCCAATTGTTGCGAAGAAGGTAATCCACTTCCTTGGCCAATTGTTCTTCGGTCAGAGGTGGCAAGTACGATAATGTCTCGAATTTCTTCAACCCAGTTGTTGGCCACACCtgaatattaaaatcaaaagattATATACATGAGtatgatttattaattaaagaaagactcataaatttaaaattaagatgtttttaaatgagaattgaactcgtaatatttaattgattattatatGTACCTGAATGCACTGCACTCTTCCTCCGTTGGTGGAGATGGAGGTGAAATCGTTCTCGGACTTCTTGATGGCTGGGAAAGCGGCCGAGGATTTCAAGCCATTGAAGGGTGCGACACGGTTAATGGTGGTAACTGCCGCGGCAGTTGAGACCATAGAAGTAGAAGCAgccatgtttttttttctcttctagaCTTGATTTGTTTTGGTTTGTTGAGAGAAATGAGATGACTGATGAGGATTTTATAACAAGGGAGGTGAAAGTCTTATGTGATATTTCTTTCTATTTCATTGGTGTACAATTGCCTTATGGGTTATGGGACATTTTAGACCTTATGAATATAGGGGGCTTATCGGTAAGGATACTTCttcagaaaataaaatttagttttcaaTTCTAGCTCGaacattcaatattttataagttcGACTTCAAacgagtttataattttttaattcgaAAACTTGAATTATTTATCTACAAACTTGGGCGGACTCGAAAGCTTGAActaaaattacattttcaagctcgaactcgaattcaaactaaattttatataGGATAATGCTTAGTTAATTTGGATCTTTGCGTGAGTAAAAATGAATATGCCCGTATGGGTCAAATCGTGGAGGTCGTTTTTATTAGCATTTTAgacttttacttttatatattttattttttagtctCTTTGTTTGCTTATATATAAGTCTTCCATTGTTTTctatttctatattatttatcaataataaaatcctagtttctcttttctctattctctaacatggtatcagagccaccATTCATTTATAGGGCTTGATTTGTTGGGATCAAGGGTTTTGCAACGATTCTTATGCTTCTACACCGAATGATTAATTTGTTACGGTATGTCTCTTGTTTTGCTTCAGCACTGATTGATTGCAGCTCCTAGGGTTTATTTGTTGGCTTGTGAATTGgggattttgtttgtttggttcctTTGTCGCTTGGATCTCGTTTGCTTGTTCGTTATGGCTGTTCGTAAAGACGATTCTCTTCAGTCTATTAGTGTACAGTTGGATgggaaaaattatttgtattggAGCTAtgtaatgaaattttttttgaagGGAAAATCAATATGGGGTTATGTTACGGGTACGAAAATGCCACCTATCGATAAGGCTGCAGAGACTTATGCAACAATGCTCGATGTTTAGGAGGCCGATAACTCGAAGACTATCACGTGGATAAACAATTCTGTCACACATTCGATTGGGGTTCAGTTGGCAAAGTACGATACATCCAAGCACGTTTGGGACCATTTTGCTCGTCTTTATACACAGTCTAATTTTGCCCGACAATTTCAGTTGGAAACAGACATTCGTGCACTCAAGTAGAATGATTTGTGCATCCAAGATTTTTATTACTCCATGTCTGATTTGTGGCATCAGTTGGCTCTTATCGAGTCCGGGGAGTTACAGGTATTGGCACCTTACATCACACATCGAGAGCAACAACGCTTAGTTCAATTTTTGGTTGCTCTTCAATCTGATTTTGAGACTTTGCGTGGATCAATCTTACATCAGAATCCTTTGCCTTCAGTTGATTCGGTTGTCCATGAGTTGATAGCTGAGGAGATACGAATCAAGACTCGACCTGACAAAGAGCATAATCCAACATCTACTTCATTCGTTCTAGCAACTCCACATAATCCCTCTGGTAATCATCCAAATAGATTGAACTCACGAGTGGCTATGGATGAATGGGCTTTCTGTACGAAGAAGGGTCACTGGAAAGACCAATGTCCTTTGTTAATCAATAAAGGTAAACAACCGCACCAACAACAACAATCGCAACCACAACAACAATCTCAAAGATTCCCTCCACAATCATCATCTCATTTGCCCCCATGGAAACTTACAAGTCAAGCATTCCAAGCTAGTAGTGTATTGACTCCACCTCCTATAGATCCATCGATGATTGAGCAGTTTCAAAGGTTTCTCGCTTCGCAACCTCATGCCATGTCAACGTCTTCTCATGTCAATTTGTCTTCTTCCAATACCTCTGCTTCCTCAggtatatatttttctatttggGTTCTAGACTCTAGGGCCTCTCATCATATGTCTCCTGAATTGTCTTCTTTTGATTATTTGTCACCAAACTCGTCTATCTCGGTTGCAACAATCGATGGTACCCATATGCCATTAGTATGAGTCAGTTATATTAATGCACACAATTTAACTCTTTCAGATGTCTATTATATTCCAAGTCTTACCATAAATCTTGTCTCGGTTAGTCAATTGTGTGACTAGGGATATTCCGTCTTCTTTTCTAATTCCACTTGTTATGTGCATGATCCACATTCTCAGAAACTGATTGGGACAGGCCATAGGAGAGGATTATTATATGTGTTGGATGAACTTGAAGTACCAAAAATAGCTACTAGTGTTGCTCCTACTGTGGATTTGACATCTTTTTCATTTGAGTCGCTCTTCTTCTACCTTTTATTTATGGCATTCTCGTTTAGGACATATTTTGGGATCCCGTTTAAAATTTTTGGCTTCTACTGGAGTTTTAGCTGATTTGAAAACTGATGATGTTTCTGATTTGAAAACTGCTAAGTCTTCGGCTTTGCCTTTTAAAACAAGTTTATTTTCATCTTTTGCTCCATTTGATCTAATTCattctgatgtgtggggaccttctCCTTTACCTACAAAAGGGGGTTCCCGCTATTATGTTTCGTTTATTGATGATTGTACTCGTTATACTTGGGGTTTTCTTATGAAACGTCGTTTTGAATTTTTAGGTATATTTCATACATTTAGAACTCTTGTCAAAACTTGGTATTCGTCTGTCATTAAAATGCTTTCGTTGTGATTTAGGTGGGGAATACACCTCTAATGATTTCTCTAGTTTACTTTCTTCTGACGGAACTCTTCACCAGAGTTCTTGTTCAGACACCACTCAACAAAATGGCATTGCAGAAAGAAAACATCGACATATTGCTGAAACAACTCGCTCTCTCTTATTGTCTACCAATGTTCCTAGTGTCTTTTGGGGTGAAGACATCCTCACTGCTGTACATCTTATTAATATGATTCCAACATTTCACAACTCAGGTTTGTCAACGTTTGAAAAGCTTCAAGGATATGCTCCTGCTTATTCCTCATTACGTGTCTTTGGTTCTGCTTGTTTTGTATTACGTTCACACGTTGAGCGTAA
This is a stretch of genomic DNA from Impatiens glandulifera chromosome 4, dImpGla2.1, whole genome shotgun sequence. It encodes these proteins:
- the LOC124933739 gene encoding ribulose bisphosphate carboxylase small subunit, chloroplastic-like, with product MAASTSMVSTAAAVTTINRVAPFNGLKSSAAFPAIKKSENDFTSISTNGGRVQCIQVWPTTGLKKFETLSYLPPLTEEQLAKEVDYLLRNNWVPCLEFQLEELNGFVHREYNSSPGYYDGRYWTMWKLPMFGCTDSSQVLKELAEAKKAYPSAFVRIIGFDNKRQVQCISFIAAKPDGYK